A portion of the Blattabacterium clevelandi genome contains these proteins:
- the recG gene encoding ATP-dependent DNA helicase RecG: MLHNILEKPIENLKGLSLKKAHLFNVELNIHTYEDFLFFYPKKYVNCPILEDISKFKFKEKIDESIIQIIGKITKIEEINYKNKKGNILIARLENKTGFIELVWYHKINFFKKNLKKNIPIIVYGNIKFFQKKIQIIHPNIQKFQLLTKKISILPVYSISKKLKQNGINNFFIINLLKNIIEESKNNIEEIFFQDFMKKKLMHRREALIQIHFPKSLEKLLQAQYRLKFEELFFFKLSLLSKKNRNTKLLYSYPFFKLGKNFYKFYKHFLPFSLTEDQKKVFKEIRNDLKKSIQMNRLLQGDVGCGKTIIAVLSMLIALDNGYQSCLMVPTEVLAIQHYFSIHKMVSLIGIRTALLTSSISMKKRKFIYRDLLTGRISILIGTHALIQESVHFKNLGLAIIDEQQRFGVEQRDKILEKNKKPPHILIMTATPIPRTLSMTLYHDLNISIIKELPLERKPIKTIHFWNKNKPQVFEIIKNQILKGRQIYIIYPTIEKSKKNEYQNLISGYKILKKEFQNLENKIGILHGKMNYQEKNIQMDRFLSGKNKIMVSTTVIEVGVDVPNASVILIENADYFGLSQLHQLRGRVGRGPYQSYCFLMTNEKISIESLFRIKVMCQTNDGLEISKKDLKLRGSGDLIIGTKQSGKSCLRIANLIKDYKLMKEVIPIAQNFFHKKQNVFLTHRVYKYYNKYLWKK; this comes from the coding sequence ATGTTACATAATATATTAGAAAAACCTATAGAAAATTTAAAAGGATTAAGCTTAAAAAAAGCACATTTATTCAATGTAGAATTAAATATTCATACATATGAAGATTTTCTTTTTTTTTATCCAAAAAAATATGTCAATTGTCCTATATTAGAGGATATATCTAAATTCAAATTTAAAGAAAAAATAGACGAAAGTATCATACAAATAATAGGAAAAATTACAAAAATTGAAGAAATTAACTATAAAAATAAAAAAGGAAATATATTAATAGCACGTTTAGAAAATAAAACGGGTTTTATTGAATTAGTATGGTACCATAAAATAAATTTTTTTAAAAAAAATTTAAAAAAAAATATTCCTATAATAGTTTATGGAAATATTAAATTTTTTCAAAAAAAAATTCAAATTATTCATCCAAATATTCAAAAATTTCAATTATTAACAAAAAAAATTTCCATATTACCTGTATACTCTATATCTAAAAAACTAAAACAAAATGGAATCAATAATTTTTTTATAATAAATTTATTGAAAAATATAATAGAAGAATCAAAAAATAATATAGAAGAAATTTTTTTTCAAGATTTTATGAAAAAAAAATTAATGCATAGAAGAGAAGCATTGATTCAAATCCACTTTCCAAAATCTTTAGAAAAATTATTACAAGCACAATATCGTTTAAAATTTGAAGAGTTATTTTTTTTTAAACTATCTCTACTATCTAAAAAAAATAGAAATACGAAACTTTTATATAGTTATCCTTTTTTTAAATTAGGAAAAAACTTTTACAAATTTTACAAACATTTTTTACCATTTTCTTTAACAGAAGATCAAAAAAAAGTTTTTAAGGAAATACGAAATGACTTAAAAAAATCCATTCAAATGAATCGACTATTACAAGGAGATGTAGGATGTGGAAAAACTATCATTGCTGTATTATCTATGCTTATTGCATTGGATAATGGATATCAATCTTGTTTAATGGTTCCTACTGAAGTTTTAGCTATACAACATTATTTTTCTATTCATAAAATGGTTTCTTTAATTGGAATTAGAACAGCTTTATTAACAAGTTCTATATCTATGAAAAAACGAAAATTTATATATCGTGATCTTCTTACAGGAAGAATATCTATTCTTATAGGGACACATGCTTTAATTCAAGAATCCGTTCATTTTAAAAATCTGGGATTAGCAATAATTGATGAACAACAACGTTTTGGTGTAGAACAAAGAGATAAAATTTTGGAAAAAAATAAAAAACCACCTCATATTTTGATTATGACTGCTACACCTATTCCTAGAACTTTATCAATGACCCTTTATCATGATTTAAATATTTCCATTATCAAAGAATTACCTTTAGAAAGAAAACCAATAAAAACTATTCATTTTTGGAATAAAAATAAACCTCAAGTATTTGAAATTATAAAAAATCAGATTTTAAAAGGAAGACAAATATACATCATATATCCTACTATAGAAAAATCTAAAAAAAATGAATATCAAAATTTGATAAGTGGTTATAAAATATTAAAAAAAGAATTCCAAAATTTAGAAAATAAAATAGGAATTCTACATGGTAAAATGAATTATCAAGAAAAGAATATTCAAATGGATCGATTTTTAAGTGGAAAAAATAAAATAATGGTATCCACTACTGTTATAGAAGTAGGAGTAGATGTTCCTAATGCTTCAGTTATTTTAATAGAAAATGCAGATTATTTTGGATTATCTCAATTACATCAATTAAGAGGAAGAGTTGGTAGAGGTCCATATCAAAGTTATTGTTTTCTTATGACAAATGAAAAAATTAGCATTGAAAGTCTCTTTAGAATAAAAGTAATGTGCCAGACTAATGATGGGTTAGAAATATCTAAAAAAGATCTTAAATTACGAGGAAGCGGAGATTTAATAATAGGTACAAAACAAAGTGGTAAAAGTTGTTTACGAATTGCAAATCTTATAAAAGATTATAAATTAATGAAAGAAGTTATTCCAATTGCTCAAAATTTTTTTCACAAAAAACAAAATGTTTTTTTAACTCATAGAGTGTATAAATACTATAATAAATACTTATGGAAAAAATAA
- the rpsU gene encoding 30S ribosomal protein S21 — MVLITTVREGESIDKALKKCKKKFDKTRILKEFREKQQYIKPSEGRRNEILRAIYRERMRLKREE, encoded by the coding sequence ATGGTATTAATTACGACAGTTAGAGAAGGTGAATCTATTGATAAAGCCCTCAAAAAATGCAAAAAAAAATTTGATAAAACTCGTATTTTAAAGGAATTTAGAGAAAAACAACAATATATAAAACCTTCTGAAGGTAGAAGAAATGAAATATTACGAGCTATATATAGAGAGCGAATGAGATTAAAAAGAGAAGAATAA
- a CDS encoding shikimate dehydrogenase family protein: MIIFGLIGKEISYSFSKNFFLKKFKKESIIQATYEIFDIPNIEEVLSIFNNPYLKGCNITIPYKKSIISFITELMPEAKIIGSVNVIKIDKKKNRIGYNTDILGFELSFKKDMNQLSYKNPKALILGTGGVSSSISFILNKLGIDHKYVSRKKDKDFLIYEEINQDLLENYKIIINCTPLGTYPKINLCPSLPYEWLSSHHYLYDLVYNPPKTLFLKKGEEKGAMIRNGLEMFRIQAEESWKIWNS, translated from the coding sequence ATGATAATTTTTGGATTGATTGGAAAAGAAATTAGTTATTCTTTTTCAAAAAATTTTTTTCTAAAAAAATTTAAAAAGGAATCTATTATTCAGGCAACTTATGAAATATTCGATATTCCCAATATAGAGGAAGTTTTATCTATTTTTAATAATCCTTATTTAAAAGGATGCAATATTACTATTCCATATAAAAAAAGTATCATTTCTTTTATTACTGAATTAATGCCAGAAGCAAAAATTATTGGATCTGTAAATGTTATAAAAATTGATAAAAAAAAAAATCGTATTGGATACAATACAGATATTTTAGGTTTTGAATTATCCTTTAAAAAGGATATGAATCAATTATCCTATAAAAATCCAAAAGCGTTAATTTTAGGAACTGGTGGAGTTTCCAGTTCCATTTCATTTATTTTAAATAAATTAGGAATTGATCATAAATATGTTTCTAGAAAAAAGGATAAGGATTTTTTGATTTATGAAGAAATCAATCAAGATTTATTAGAAAATTATAAAATTATTATTAATTGTACTCCTTTAGGAACCTATCCAAAAATAAATTTATGTCCTTCTTTACCCTATGAATGGCTATCTTCTCATCATTATCTCTATGATTTAGTTTATAATCCACCTAAAACTTTATTTTTAAAAAAAGGAGAAGAAAAAGGAGCAATGATTCGAAATGGATTAGAAATGTTTCGTATTCAAGCTGAAGAATCTTGGAAAATATGGAATTCTTGA
- the ribD gene encoding bifunctional diaminohydroxyphosphoribosylaminopyrimidine deaminase/5-amino-6-(5-phosphoribosylamino)uracil reductase RibD, translating to MEYKNIFMYRAIQIAKNGLGSTSPNPMVGCVIERNGLILSEGWHYKVGMYHAEINAINLVKDLSLLVDSTLYVTLEPCVHFGKTPPCVDLIIKNRIPRVIIGTKDPCDKVNGLGIKKLRKYGIEVIENVLKDECRYLNKRFFTFYEKNRPYVILKWAQSYDGFMDNSIKKSSWISGIYSRQLSHKWRSEEDSILVGRKTVINDNPKLNVRKWFGNNPIRIVLDRNLRISDSYFVLDKTKYTIIFTEKNKKNRKNTEFVQIPFDKKIIKNILNYLYKKKIISLIVEGGKMTLESFIKEKVWDESRIFICNVFLKNGLEAPIIGGKIFQKKYIEKDKLVVKIPF from the coding sequence ATGGAATATAAAAACATCTTTATGTATAGAGCTATTCAAATAGCTAAAAATGGATTAGGATCAACATCTCCTAATCCTATGGTCGGATGTGTTATAGAAAGAAATGGATTGATCCTTTCAGAAGGATGGCATTATAAAGTAGGCATGTATCATGCAGAAATAAATGCTATTAATCTTGTTAAAGATTTATCCTTGTTGGTAGATTCTACACTTTATGTAACATTAGAACCATGTGTTCATTTTGGAAAAACCCCACCTTGTGTTGATTTAATTATTAAAAATAGAATTCCTAGAGTTATAATAGGTACAAAAGATCCTTGTGATAAGGTAAATGGATTAGGAATAAAAAAATTAAGGAAATATGGAATAGAGGTAATAGAAAATGTATTAAAAGATGAATGTCGTTATTTAAATAAACGATTTTTTACTTTTTATGAAAAAAATAGACCTTATGTGATATTGAAATGGGCACAAAGTTATGACGGATTTATGGATAATTCAATAAAAAAAAGTTCATGGATTAGTGGTATCTATTCTAGACAATTGAGTCATAAATGGAGATCTGAAGAGGATAGTATTTTAGTTGGAAGAAAAACAGTGATCAATGATAACCCAAAATTAAATGTTAGAAAATGGTTTGGAAATAATCCTATTAGAATTGTACTGGATCGAAATTTAAGAATATCCGATTCTTATTTTGTTTTAGATAAAACAAAATACACCATTATTTTTACAGAAAAAAACAAAAAAAACCGTAAAAATACGGAATTTGTTCAGATCCCTTTTGATAAAAAAATCATAAAAAATATTTTGAATTATTTATACAAAAAAAAGATTATTTCTTTAATTGTAGAGGGTGGTAAAATGACTTTAGAAAGTTTTATAAAAGAAAAAGTTTGGGATGAATCTAGAATTTTTATCTGTAATGTTTTTTTAAAAAATGGATTAGAAGCACCTATAATAGGTGGAAAGATTTTTCAAAAAAAGTATATAGAAAAAGATAAATTAGTTGTTAAAATTCCATTTTAA
- a CDS encoding 4Fe-4S dicluster domain-containing protein produces MSIKITDECINCGACELECPNHAIYEGGKKWRISDGTSQEITKYKNPKKKDIYFIVSEKCTECVGFYEEPQCVIICPVNCCILDKNHLESKEDLLKKKFFLHG; encoded by the coding sequence ATGTCTATAAAAATAACAGATGAATGTATAAATTGTGGAGCTTGCGAATTGGAATGCCCCAATCATGCAATATACGAAGGAGGAAAAAAGTGGAGAATATCAGATGGAACATCTCAAGAAATAACAAAATATAAAAATCCTAAAAAAAAAGATATTTATTTTATTGTATCAGAAAAATGTACAGAATGTGTTGGTTTTTATGAAGAACCTCAATGTGTAATTATTTGTCCAGTGAATTGTTGTATATTAGATAAAAATCATTTAGAATCTAAAGAAGATCTTCTTAAAAAAAAATTTTTTTTACATGGATAG
- the lpdA gene encoding dihydrolipoyl dehydrogenase encodes MNNYDVIVIGSGPGGYVSAIRSSQLGLRTAIIEKHQELGGTCLNVGCIPSKSLLYSSKYFLFAKKEHYLHGISYEKLSLDFEKMMKRKNDIVKKTNEGVKYLMKKNKIDLYQGIASFQTNHRLSIIDKKYLKEITKIKFQYCIIATGSKPTCLPTLNFDIQKRIISSTEALSLKEIPKRLIVIGGGVIGLELGSIYHRLGSRVTILETMDNIISNMDHSLSKEIQKILEKSSIQIEKSLLINNIEILEDTKEISVHVKKNNGKDMKYIGDYCLLSIGRSPNTKYLRLDNIGIKKDKNGFILVNDFLQSSINNIYAIGDVIGGKMLAHKAEEEGLYVAEHISGQKPNKINYNLVPSVIYTYPEVSSVGKTEKKIKEEGIEYNIGIFPMKSLGIARASGCTSGFIKILSHKKTDEILGVHMIGEHVTDMIMEATVAMEFHSSSEDIYRICHPHPTFSESIKEAALLSFENNSIHM; translated from the coding sequence ATGAATAATTACGATGTTATTGTTATAGGATCTGGACCAGGAGGTTATGTATCTGCTATTCGTTCAAGTCAACTTGGTCTTCGTACGGCTATTATAGAAAAACATCAAGAATTAGGTGGAACATGTTTAAATGTAGGTTGCATTCCTTCTAAATCTCTTTTATATTCTTCTAAATATTTTCTTTTTGCAAAAAAAGAACACTATCTACATGGAATTTCCTACGAAAAATTATCCTTAGATTTCGAAAAAATGATGAAAAGAAAAAACGATATAGTCAAAAAAACAAATGAAGGAGTTAAATATTTAATGAAAAAAAATAAAATTGATTTATATCAAGGAATAGCATCGTTTCAAACAAATCATCGTTTATCTATCATAGATAAAAAATATTTAAAAGAAATAACAAAAATAAAATTTCAATATTGTATTATAGCAACAGGATCTAAACCCACCTGTCTCCCTACATTAAATTTTGATATACAAAAAAGAATTATTTCCTCTACAGAAGCCCTTTCTCTAAAGGAAATACCAAAAAGATTAATAGTCATAGGAGGAGGTGTTATTGGATTAGAATTAGGTTCTATTTATCATAGATTAGGAAGTCGAGTGACTATTCTTGAAACTATGGATAACATTATATCAAATATGGATCATTCTTTAAGTAAAGAAATTCAAAAAATTTTGGAAAAATCTTCTATTCAAATAGAAAAATCCTTATTAATAAACAATATAGAAATATTAGAAGATACTAAAGAAATATCGGTTCATGTTAAAAAAAATAATGGAAAAGATATGAAATATATAGGAGATTATTGTCTCCTATCAATAGGAAGATCTCCCAATACTAAATATCTTCGATTAGATAATATAGGTATAAAAAAAGATAAAAATGGATTTATCCTTGTTAATGATTTTTTACAAAGCTCTATAAATAATATTTATGCTATAGGAGATGTAATAGGAGGAAAAATGTTAGCACATAAAGCAGAGGAAGAAGGATTATATGTAGCAGAACACATATCTGGACAAAAACCAAATAAAATAAACTATAATTTGGTACCTTCCGTCATTTATACTTATCCTGAAGTTTCCAGCGTTGGAAAAACAGAAAAAAAAATAAAAGAAGAAGGAATAGAATATAATATAGGAATTTTTCCAATGAAATCATTAGGAATAGCACGAGCAAGCGGGTGTACATCAGGATTTATCAAAATTTTATCCCATAAAAAAACGGATGAAATCCTAGGAGTTCATATGATCGGTGAACATGTTACAGATATGATTATGGAAGCAACTGTTGCAATGGAATTCCATTCTTCTTCAGAGGATATTTATCGAATATGTCATCCTCATCCAACTTTTAGTGAATCTATCAAAGAAGCGGCATTATTGAGTTTTGAAAATAATTCAATACATATGTAA
- a CDS encoding deoxyhypusine synthase family protein, which yields MKETITSFIEKYFLHFNALSLSEAAKAYKYHIKNNGKMMITLAGAMSTAELGKILSEMIRKDKVHIISCTGANLEEDIMNLIAHTYYKKIFNYRDLTPDEEKSFLQKGFNRITDTCIPEEKAFKILQKPIFNIWKRAQEKSERYFPHEYIYQLLLENILEPYYNINSQDSWVLAAAKKNIPIVVPGWEDSTIGNLFSSYCMKKLFSPFIVKNGVEYMIYLAKWYQKESIKNKIGFFQIGGGISGDFPICVVPMLSQDIGLKNTPFWSYFCQISDSTTSYGSYSGAIPNEKITWGKLDKDTPKFIIESDATIVAPLIFAYILNM from the coding sequence ATGAAAGAGACTATTACTTCATTTATTGAAAAATATTTTCTTCATTTTAATGCACTATCTTTATCAGAAGCAGCAAAAGCCTACAAATATCATATTAAAAATAATGGTAAAATGATGATAACATTAGCGGGAGCTATGAGTACGGCAGAATTAGGTAAAATTTTATCTGAAATGATACGAAAAGATAAAGTTCATATTATTTCTTGTACTGGTGCTAATTTAGAGGAAGATATAATGAATTTAATAGCTCATACATATTATAAAAAAATTTTTAATTATAGGGATTTAACTCCTGATGAAGAAAAATCTTTTTTACAAAAAGGATTTAACCGTATTACGGATACTTGTATTCCAGAAGAAAAAGCTTTTAAAATATTACAAAAACCTATTTTCAATATTTGGAAAAGAGCTCAAGAAAAGTCCGAACGCTATTTTCCCCATGAATATATTTATCAATTATTACTAGAAAATATTTTAGAACCCTATTACAATATTAATTCACAAGATAGTTGGGTTTTAGCTGCAGCGAAAAAAAATATACCTATAGTAGTTCCAGGATGGGAAGATAGTACAATAGGAAACCTTTTCTCTTCATATTGTATGAAAAAATTATTTTCTCCATTTATCGTAAAAAATGGAGTTGAATACATGATTTATTTAGCAAAATGGTATCAAAAAGAATCTATAAAAAATAAAATAGGATTTTTCCAAATAGGAGGAGGAATTTCTGGAGATTTTCCTATTTGCGTGGTCCCGATGCTATCCCAAGATATAGGATTAAAAAATACTCCTTTTTGGTCCTATTTTTGTCAAATTTCTGATTCTACAACTAGTTATGGATCCTATTCAGGAGCCATTCCTAACGAAAAAATAACTTGGGGTAAATTAGATAAAGATACTCCTAAATTTATTATTGAATCAGACGCAACTATTGTTGCTCCATTAATTTTTGCATATATATTAAATATGTAA
- the rny gene encoding ribonuclease Y, translating to MKINVGFSVLMGFMIGIITCFFFGKKTILKKYIQLLEKANIKAKKIIKNAEKEGNSIKKNKIIQAREKFIELQSKYEKNIHFREKKIIDIENQTKEKENRLSKEIEIYFKRNNRLESKILDYEKKIQIIQKKQEEFNNIHMKQVELLEKISKYSSEEAKNELIDIFKEEAKVKAQSHIQNIIEESQLTAKIEARKIIIQAIQRIGTEQAVENSVSIFNIESDDVKGRIIGREGRNIRSLEKATGVEIIVDDTPEAILLSCFNPIRREVARLALHKLVIDGRIHPARIEEIVSKTEKQIEEEIIEIGKKNIIDLGIHSIHPELIRMIGRMKYRSSYGQNLLQHSREVSHLSGILASELGLNAKLAKRAGLLHDIGKVPETESELPHAILGMQWAEKYGENVEICNAIGSHHDEIEMNTLISTIVQVSDSISGARPGVRKNSFESYSKRLKNLENIAFSFYGVNKAYAVQAGRELRVLVESKKIDDKKAFQLSYDITEKIKKEMTYPGQIKVTVIRETRAVQIAR from the coding sequence ATGAAAATAAATGTTGGTTTTTCGGTTTTAATGGGGTTCATGATTGGAATTATTACATGTTTTTTTTTTGGAAAAAAAACAATATTAAAAAAATATATTCAATTATTAGAAAAAGCTAATATTAAAGCAAAAAAAATTATAAAAAATGCAGAAAAGGAAGGAAATTCTATAAAAAAAAATAAAATTATTCAAGCAAGAGAAAAATTTATAGAACTTCAATCTAAATATGAAAAAAATATTCATTTTAGAGAAAAAAAAATAATTGATATAGAAAATCAAACAAAAGAAAAAGAAAATAGACTTTCAAAAGAAATTGAAATTTATTTTAAAAGAAATAATCGTCTAGAATCCAAAATTCTTGATTATGAAAAAAAAATTCAAATTATTCAAAAAAAACAGGAAGAATTTAACAATATTCATATGAAACAAGTAGAATTACTTGAGAAAATATCCAAATATTCTTCTGAAGAAGCTAAAAATGAATTAATTGATATATTTAAAGAAGAAGCCAAAGTAAAAGCACAATCACATATACAAAACATTATAGAAGAATCACAACTAACTGCTAAAATCGAAGCAAGAAAAATTATAATTCAAGCGATCCAAAGAATTGGAACAGAACAAGCCGTTGAAAATTCTGTATCTATTTTCAATATAGAATCAGATGATGTAAAAGGACGTATTATTGGACGAGAAGGAAGAAATATAAGATCCTTAGAAAAGGCAACAGGTGTAGAAATTATTGTAGATGATACTCCAGAAGCTATTCTGTTATCTTGTTTTAATCCTATACGAAGAGAAGTAGCTAGATTAGCTCTTCATAAATTGGTAATCGATGGGCGTATCCATCCTGCCAGAATTGAAGAAATTGTATCAAAAACAGAAAAACAAATTGAAGAAGAAATCATAGAAATAGGAAAAAAAAATATAATTGATTTAGGAATTCATTCTATACATCCAGAATTAATTAGAATGATAGGAAGAATGAAATACCGTTCTTCTTATGGACAAAATCTTTTACAACATTCTCGAGAAGTTTCTCATCTATCAGGAATATTAGCTTCTGAATTAGGATTAAATGCAAAATTGGCAAAACGTGCAGGATTATTACACGATATTGGAAAAGTACCTGAAACTGAATCTGAACTTCCTCATGCGATTTTAGGAATGCAATGGGCTGAAAAGTATGGAGAAAATGTAGAAATTTGTAACGCTATAGGATCTCATCATGATGAAATAGAAATGAATACACTCATTTCTACCATTGTACAGGTATCCGATTCAATTAGTGGAGCACGTCCTGGAGTAAGAAAAAATTCTTTTGAATCTTATTCAAAAAGATTAAAAAACTTGGAAAATATCGCTTTCAGTTTTTATGGAGTTAATAAGGCTTACGCTGTACAAGCAGGTAGAGAACTACGTGTTTTAGTAGAAAGCAAAAAAATAGATGATAAAAAAGCTTTTCAATTATCTTATGATATAACAGAAAAAATAAAAAAAGAAATGACTTATCCTGGTCAAATAAAAGTAACAGTTATCCGAGAAACTAGAGCTGTACAAATAGCCAGATAA
- a CDS encoding cysteine desulfurase family protein — protein MKRAYLDNAATTPVRNEVIQVMVNALKYSFGNPSSTQHSYGRAARSIIEESRIRIAKNIKSSPYEIIFTSGGTEANNIILRSAVMDLKVQYILTSPLEHHSVLQTVSDLCCKYKVFVELVKIKDRGVIDLNHLEILLKKNHSKKILVSLMYANNEIGNLLEIDKVGTLCKENNAYFHSDTIQIIGKFPINMNQLPFDFATASAHKFYGPKGIGFIFVREKLIKKIKSLMTGGNQEYGIRSGTENVYGIIGLSEALHLSYCNFINHIEKIKNLKSYCISELKKIIPNIIFNGLSDSFDKSIPTILNFFYPKKDHLLYFHLDLMGIAISKGSSCSSRTLKKVSHVIQSISNKYLLKNMTPIRISFGIFNEKKDIDLLIEAFNKIKNIETKFFLKKR, from the coding sequence ATGAAACGAGCATATTTGGATAATGCAGCCACAACACCTGTAAGAAACGAAGTTATACAAGTTATGGTTAATGCTTTAAAATATTCATTTGGTAATCCCTCTTCTACACAACATAGTTATGGAAGAGCAGCTCGTTCTATCATAGAAGAATCTAGAATTCGTATAGCCAAAAATATAAAATCTTCTCCATATGAAATCATTTTTACTTCTGGGGGGACGGAGGCTAATAACATCATTTTGAGATCTGCTGTCATGGATTTAAAAGTTCAATATATATTGACTTCCCCATTAGAACATCATTCCGTATTACAAACTGTTTCAGATCTATGTTGTAAATATAAAGTTTTTGTAGAACTTGTTAAAATTAAAGATAGAGGAGTTATAGATTTAAATCATTTGGAAATTCTATTAAAAAAAAATCATTCTAAAAAAATTCTGGTTAGTTTAATGTATGCTAATAACGAAATAGGAAATTTATTAGAAATAGATAAAGTGGGGACTCTTTGTAAAGAAAATAACGCTTATTTTCATTCCGATACAATTCAAATTATTGGTAAATTTCCAATTAATATGAATCAATTACCTTTTGATTTTGCCACTGCTAGTGCACATAAATTTTATGGACCAAAAGGAATAGGTTTTATTTTTGTTAGGGAAAAATTAATCAAAAAAATAAAATCATTAATGACAGGGGGAAATCAAGAATATGGAATTCGTTCAGGAACAGAAAATGTTTATGGAATTATTGGATTATCGGAAGCTTTACATTTATCTTATTGTAATTTTATAAATCATATAGAAAAAATTAAAAATTTAAAATCTTATTGTATTTCAGAATTGAAAAAAATAATTCCTAATATTATTTTTAATGGTTTATCAGATTCTTTTGATAAAAGTATTCCTACTATATTGAATTTTTTTTATCCAAAAAAAGATCATTTATTATATTTTCATTTAGATTTAATGGGAATAGCTATTTCTAAGGGTAGTTCTTGTAGTTCTAGAACCTTAAAAAAGGTATCTCATGTTATTCAATCGATTTCAAATAAATATTTATTAAAAAATATGACTCCTATCAGGATTTCTTTTGGAATTTTTAATGAAAAAAAAGATATTGATTTGTTAATCGAAGCTTTCAATAAAATAAAAAATATAGAAACAAAATTTTTTCTTAAAAAAAGGTAA
- a CDS encoding succinate dehydrogenase cytochrome b subunit, with amino-acid sequence MNQYNFIQSSIGKKVVMATTGIFLMSFLLIHLSVNLFLFYGEEAFNNAVFFMRKNIFVRILEYVLALGFIVHILFGIKLHLKNEKSKGQVDYSLKKSVITFSSRTMIYTGFLILCFLILHLMNFTIPMKYNSSTNSDYIIVITLFKNPLYTFIYVFSFLVLGIHLNHGFQSSFQSLGFYKKKKFFWIKKLGFFYFLFVCSGFSIIAIWFFFQ; translated from the coding sequence GTGAATCAGTATAATTTTATTCAATCTTCTATTGGTAAAAAAGTAGTGATGGCTACTACTGGAATCTTTCTTATGTCATTTCTTTTGATTCATTTAAGTGTAAACCTTTTTCTTTTTTACGGAGAAGAGGCATTTAATAATGCCGTTTTTTTTATGAGAAAAAATATTTTTGTACGAATATTAGAATATGTTCTTGCATTGGGTTTCATAGTCCATATTTTATTTGGAATAAAATTACATTTGAAAAATGAAAAATCAAAAGGTCAAGTAGATTATTCCTTAAAAAAATCTGTTATTACATTTAGTAGTAGAACAATGATTTATACTGGATTTCTCATATTATGTTTTTTAATTTTGCATTTAATGAATTTTACAATTCCCATGAAATATAATAGTAGTACTAATTCGGATTATATTATAGTAATTACCTTATTTAAAAATCCACTATATACATTCATATATGTTTTTTCATTTTTAGTTTTAGGTATTCATTTAAATCATGGATTTCAGTCTTCTTTTCAATCATTGGGTTTTTATAAAAAAAAGAAATTTTTTTGGATAAAAAAGTTAGGTTTTTTTTATTTTTTGTTTGTTTGTTCTGGATTTTCTATTATAGCTATTTGGTTTTTTTTTCAATAG